Proteins co-encoded in one Medicago truncatula cultivar Jemalong A17 chromosome 8, MtrunA17r5.0-ANR, whole genome shotgun sequence genomic window:
- the LOC25500395 gene encoding uncharacterized protein isoform X5, whose amino-acid sequence MKALEKVVSNVRPSFIQDLEPTIKRIAKYIPGRYILKPEVDSESFKKPTESGSFLKIKSCTTSAPQGGGFKEEVPNDDLEETMQVKSKVKEETLEKIDMKHASHVYQQLKKRKSYIGSLFDERESEVIDSSRNEQSDRLSKGKHKMGSEWTNIDDKSEGAKRLKAGHLTRESYSPHTDVQMFGNSRNFSPFEFTEDTGRADRQRNCNLGFQKGYSRALPGKSSSDLQKTGQRSFDQRPLGNPSYPIEKSDKLGESIRHNRKHTGKDFRAHVVSFVPENKSHKDAQNEDIYVTEKKVPRNSRDGSNGSKQSLLSVDSNYQKHGEMVGKLKEGRQGTQSHLGKSSKDNNRIGLNKSSAVNGRGISLTGELSDLDYGELRESTPEETIVAKQFERKGSFKHIGIEANTSEVMNSNITEVKPLLKPTLDYGRPTLVLSSGFPSNLDNTNEKNVDNHFEDSTKSRCRVTQTHSHHLKADSTNVGSQFFLPEMSTKFRNSESGVSRGIDLDGCRDTNRRVPANRSKQDTKHGMVPYPVKESKIQTPNSCEEVPDGRKDAVFADRNNGDQKKKELSTDENSCSYSKFEKEEPELKGPITTFSEYTEYVQEYQDKYESYISLHKILKEYRVEFQKLGDDLESAKSKGDMDRYNDIATQIRESYRQCGSRQNRLKKIFIVLHEEMVNTKQRIRDFVQSNKD is encoded by the exons ATGAAG GCCTTGGAGAAAGTAGTCAGTAACGTGCGTCCAAGTTTCATACAGGATCTCGAGCCCACTATAAAAAGA ATTGCAAAATATATCCCTGGAAGGTATATTTTGAAGCCAGAAGTGGATTCGGAAAGCTTCAAGAAACCTACTGAAAGTGGAAG tttcttaaaaatcaaatcttGTACTACATCAGCTCCACAGGGAGGAGGTTTCAAAGAGGAAGTTCCAAATGACGATTTGGAGGAAACAATGCAAGTAAAATCCAAAGTGAAAGAGGAAACATTGGAAAAAATTGATATGAAACATGCTTCACATGTTTATCAACAGCTCAAGAAGCGCAAAAGTTATATAGGGAGTTTGTTTGATGAAAGGGAAAGTGAAGTCATAGATAGCTCTAGGAACGAACAGTCTGATAGGCTATCTAAAGGTAAACATAAGATGGGTTCAGAATGGACGAACATTGATGACAAATCTGAAGGTGCAAAGAGGTTGAAAGCAGGACACTTGACTCGTGAATCATATTCTCCGCATACAGATGTGCAAATGTTTGGGAACTCTAGAAATTTTTCACCATTTGAATTTACTGAAGACACTGGTAGAGCTGACAGACAAAGAAACTGCAATCTTGGTTTCCAGAAAGGATACAGTCGAGCATTGCCTGGAAAATCTAGTTCAGATTTACAAAAAACAGGTCAAAGGTCTTTTGACCAAAGACCTCTAGGAAACCCTTCCTATCCAATTGAAAAATCAGATAAACTTGGTGAAAGCATAAGGCACAACAGGAAACACACAGGAAAGGACTTCCGTGCACATGTAGTTTCTTTTGTGCCGgaaaataaatctcataaagATGCTCAAAATGAAGATATTTATGTCACCGAGAAAAAAGTCCCCAGGAATTCGAGGGATGGTAGTAATGGAAGTAAGCAGTCACTATTATCAGTGGATTCCAATTACCAAAAACACGGTGAAATGGTTGGTAAGTTAAAGGAAGGCCGACAAGGTACGCAGTCACATTTGGGAAAATCGTCCAAGGATAACAACAGAATTGGTCTTAATAAATCATCTGCTGTTAATGGGCGAGGTATCTCGCTTACGGGAGAGCTTTCAGACTTGGATTATGGAGAACTTCGTGAGTCCACTCCTGAAGAAACCATTGTTGCAAAGCAATTTGAACGAAAAGGTTCGTTTAAACATATAGGAATCGAAGCAAACACTTCAGAGGTCATGAATTCAAATATCACTGAAGTAAAACCTTTATTGAAGCCAACTTTGGATTATGGAAGGCCAACCTTGGTACTAAGTTCAGGTTTTCCTAGCAATTTGGACAACACAAATGAAAAGAATGTTGATAATCATTTTGAAGATTCAACAAAGTCTCGTTGTAGAGTTACACAAACTCATTCACATCATTTGAAAGCAGACAGCACGAACGTTggatctcaattttttttaccagaAATGAGTACCAAATTTAGAAATAGTGAATCTGGGGTGAGCCGTGGTATTGATTTGGATGGTTGCAGGGACACCAATAGAAGAGTGCCTGCAAATAGATCTAAGCAAGATACAAAACATGGAATGGTTCCCTACCCTGTGAAAGAAAGTAAGATACAAACACCTAATTCATGTGAAGAGGTGCCTGATGGAAGAAAGGATGCGGTATTTGCAGATAGAAATAATGGTGaccaaaagaagaaagagttaTCCACGGATGAAAATAGTTGCTCTTATTCAAAGTTTGAAAAGGAGGAACCTGAATTAAAGGGACCTATAACGACTTTTTCCGA ATATACAGAATATGTGCAGGAGTACCAGGATAAATATGAGAGTTACATCTCCTTACACAAGATTTTGAAGGAATACAG GGTTGAGTTTCAGAAACTAGGTGATGATTTAGAATCTGCTAAAAGCAAGGGGGATATGGATAGATATAACGACATTGCAACACAAATTAGGGAATCCTATAGGCAATGTGGATCG AGACAGAACAGactgaagaaaatatttattgtgCTTCATGAAGAAATGGTg AATACCAAGCAAAGGATCAGAGACTTTGTTCAGTCTAATAAAGATTGA